Proteins encoded by one window of Rhodamnia argentea isolate NSW1041297 chromosome 6, ASM2092103v1, whole genome shotgun sequence:
- the LOC115734265 gene encoding acidic leucine-rich nuclear phosphoprotein 32-related protein 1-like, giving the protein MKLVEEEIQYVEKDEEEEVVVCSGDEEENDGVEGGDKEEDGGEEDDDGDEEDDDDEDGDGDEEDDDDDVQEVFPASGGPVAVGGDSDDDEDEEEEDDAEGDDGGDDDDDDDDDDEEAEDEEELGTEYLVRPVGRPEDEEDASDFEPEENGEEEDVEEEDDDEDEDNAGGKVKAPPKRKRSDKDNSDDDDDDGGEDDERPSKR; this is encoded by the exons gaggaggaagttgTGGTTTGCAGTGGAGATGAGGAGGAAAACGATGGTGTAGAAGGCGGAGACAAGGAAGAGGACGGCGGAGAAGAGGACGACGACGGTGACgaagaggacgacgacgacgaggatggcgatggtgatgaggaagacgacgacgacgacgtgcAGGAGGTTTTTCCCGCTTCCGGTGGACCTGTGGCGGTAGGCGGTGATAGCGACGACgatgaggacgaggaggaggaggatgacgCCGAAGGTGAcgacggcggcgacgacgacgatgacgacgacgacgacgacgaggaagCTGAAGATGAG GAGGAATTGGGAACTGAGTACCTCGTCAGGCCTGTGGGTCGTCCCGAGGATGAGGAAGACGCGAGTGACTTCGAGCCCGAGGAGAATGGTGAGGAGGAGGATGTTGAAGAAGAGGACGACGATGAAGATGAGGACAATGCTGGTGGGAAGGTCAAGGCTCCACCCAAGAGGAAGCGGTCTGACAAAGACAACtccgatgacgacgacgacgatgggGGAGAGGATGATGAGAGACCTTCCAAGCGATAG